The proteins below are encoded in one region of Sander lucioperca isolate FBNREF2018 chromosome 11, SLUC_FBN_1.2, whole genome shotgun sequence:
- the akr1a1b gene encoding aldo-keto reductase family 1 member A1-B isoform X1: MFRCLCFDNGKRVLLRGMNDFAVLNTGRKMPLLGLGTWKSEPGKVKQAVIWALEAGFRHIDCAAIYGNEVEIGEALHEAFGPGKALRREDVFITSKLWNTQHHQEAVEPALLKTLKDLKLEYLDLYLIHWPYAFQQGDVPFPKKDDGTLLYDDIDYKLTWAAMEKLVEKGLVRSIGLSNFNSRQIDDILSIASIKPTVLQVESHPYLAQVELLAHCRDRGLVMTAYSPLGSPDRAWKHPDEPVLLQEPVIATLAKKYKKSPAQIILRWQTQRGVVTIPKSVTESRIKENIQVFDFILEAEEIKSITALHKGWRYIVPMIQVEGERVPRDAGHPHYPFNDPY, from the exons ATGTTCCGTTGTTTATGTTTTGACAATGGCAAGCGG GTGCTTCTGAGAGGCATGAATGACTTTGCAGTTCTCAACACGGGGCGGAAGATGCCCCTCCTTGGACTAGGGACATGGAAGAGTGAGCCAGGAAAG GTGAAACAAGCAGTTATTTGGGCATTGGAGGCTGGCTTTCGCCATATTGACTGTGCAGCCATCTATGGCAATGAGGTTGAAATTGGAGAAGCCCTGCATGAGGCATTTGGCCCTGGCAAG GCCCTGAGAAGAGAGGACGTGTTCATCACATCCAAGCTGTGGAATACCCAACATCACCAAGAGGCTGTGGAGCCAGCTCTCCTGAAGACCCTGAAGGACCTGAAGCTGGAGTACCTGGACCTCTACCTCATCCACTGGCCCTACGCCTTCCA ACAAGGAGATGTTCCTTTCCCCAAAAAGGACGACGGTACCTTGCTGTATGATGACATTGACTACAAGCTGACATGGGCTGCCATGGAGAAGCTTGTGGAGAAGGGCCTCGTCAGATCCATCGGCTTGTCCAACTTCAACAGTAGGCAGATAGATGACATCCTGTCAATTGCCAGCATTAAACCCACTGTCCTACAG GTAGAGAGTCACCCTTACTTGGCTCAAGTAGAGCTGCTGGCCCACTGTCGGGACCGGGGCCTGGTGATGACAGCCTACAGCCCCCTGGGCTCTCCTGACCGGGCCTGGAAACATCCAGATGAACCAGTCCTGCTTCAGGAGCCTGTGATTGCTACACTAgcaaagaaatataaaaagtccCCTGCTCAGATTATCCTGAG GTGGCAGACACAAAGAGGAGTGGTAACAATCCCCAAGAGTGTGACAGAGTCCCGTATCAAAGAGAACATTCAG GTGTTTGACTTTATCCTTGAAGCAGAGGAAATTAAAAGTATTACAGCCCTGCACAAAGGATGGCGGTACATTGTACCAATGATCCAA GTGGAAGGAGAACGTGTTCCCAGAGATGCAGGGCATCCTCACTACCCTTTTAATGACCCCTACTGA
- the akr1a1b gene encoding aldo-keto reductase family 1 member A1-B isoform X2, which yields MNDFAVLNTGRKMPLLGLGTWKSEPGKVKQAVIWALEAGFRHIDCAAIYGNEVEIGEALHEAFGPGKALRREDVFITSKLWNTQHHQEAVEPALLKTLKDLKLEYLDLYLIHWPYAFQQGDVPFPKKDDGTLLYDDIDYKLTWAAMEKLVEKGLVRSIGLSNFNSRQIDDILSIASIKPTVLQVESHPYLAQVELLAHCRDRGLVMTAYSPLGSPDRAWKHPDEPVLLQEPVIATLAKKYKKSPAQIILRWQTQRGVVTIPKSVTESRIKENIQVFDFILEAEEIKSITALHKGWRYIVPMIQVEGERVPRDAGHPHYPFNDPY from the exons ATGAATGACTTTGCAGTTCTCAACACGGGGCGGAAGATGCCCCTCCTTGGACTAGGGACATGGAAGAGTGAGCCAGGAAAG GTGAAACAAGCAGTTATTTGGGCATTGGAGGCTGGCTTTCGCCATATTGACTGTGCAGCCATCTATGGCAATGAGGTTGAAATTGGAGAAGCCCTGCATGAGGCATTTGGCCCTGGCAAG GCCCTGAGAAGAGAGGACGTGTTCATCACATCCAAGCTGTGGAATACCCAACATCACCAAGAGGCTGTGGAGCCAGCTCTCCTGAAGACCCTGAAGGACCTGAAGCTGGAGTACCTGGACCTCTACCTCATCCACTGGCCCTACGCCTTCCA ACAAGGAGATGTTCCTTTCCCCAAAAAGGACGACGGTACCTTGCTGTATGATGACATTGACTACAAGCTGACATGGGCTGCCATGGAGAAGCTTGTGGAGAAGGGCCTCGTCAGATCCATCGGCTTGTCCAACTTCAACAGTAGGCAGATAGATGACATCCTGTCAATTGCCAGCATTAAACCCACTGTCCTACAG GTAGAGAGTCACCCTTACTTGGCTCAAGTAGAGCTGCTGGCCCACTGTCGGGACCGGGGCCTGGTGATGACAGCCTACAGCCCCCTGGGCTCTCCTGACCGGGCCTGGAAACATCCAGATGAACCAGTCCTGCTTCAGGAGCCTGTGATTGCTACACTAgcaaagaaatataaaaagtccCCTGCTCAGATTATCCTGAG GTGGCAGACACAAAGAGGAGTGGTAACAATCCCCAAGAGTGTGACAGAGTCCCGTATCAAAGAGAACATTCAG GTGTTTGACTTTATCCTTGAAGCAGAGGAAATTAAAAGTATTACAGCCCTGCACAAAGGATGGCGGTACATTGTACCAATGATCCAA GTGGAAGGAGAACGTGTTCCCAGAGATGCAGGGCATCCTCACTACCCTTTTAATGACCCCTACTGA